Proteins from a genomic interval of Bradyrhizobium sp. CCGB01:
- a CDS encoding LysR substrate-binding domain-containing protein — protein sequence MRFDLVDLQLFIAVADQRSITRGAERSHLALASASARIKGLEDALGVALLKRGRRGVELTAAGESLLDHARVVIHQIDAMRGDLAGFASGVRASVHFLVNTSGLSEHLPKALAGFLREHRDVAIDIEERESTDIAAAITAGAADLGFAAEHALPDHIERFVFSEDHLTLVTSRRGPFAGRRQIDFQETSACDFVGLTSATALQMHISKHAARLGMRPHYRARLRDFDAICQMVAADVGIALVPISAARRCAKLMPLATVRLRDAWANRKLVICARSFKALPRPAKMLVEHLRAEAV from the coding sequence ATGCGCTTCGACCTCGTCGACCTCCAGCTCTTCATCGCCGTCGCCGACCAGCGCAGCATCACCCGCGGCGCCGAGCGGTCGCATCTGGCCCTGGCCTCGGCCAGCGCGCGCATCAAAGGGCTCGAGGATGCGCTCGGCGTCGCGCTGCTCAAGCGCGGGCGGCGCGGCGTGGAGTTGACCGCGGCGGGCGAGAGCCTGCTCGATCATGCGAGGGTCGTCATTCACCAGATCGACGCCATGCGCGGCGATCTCGCCGGCTTTGCCAGCGGCGTGCGCGCGAGCGTGCATTTTCTCGTCAACACGTCGGGGCTGTCGGAGCATCTGCCGAAGGCGCTGGCGGGCTTCCTGCGCGAGCATCGCGACGTCGCGATCGACATCGAGGAGCGCGAGAGCACAGATATTGCAGCCGCGATCACCGCCGGTGCCGCCGATCTCGGCTTCGCCGCCGAACACGCGCTGCCCGACCATATCGAGCGCTTCGTCTTCAGCGAGGATCATCTGACATTGGTGACGTCGCGGCGCGGCCCGTTCGCGGGCCGCCGCCAGATCGATTTTCAGGAGACGAGCGCCTGCGACTTCGTCGGGCTCACCAGCGCCACCGCGCTCCAGATGCACATTTCGAAGCACGCCGCCCGGCTCGGCATGCGCCCGCATTACCGTGCGCGCCTGCGCGACTTCGACGCGATCTGCCAGATGGTCGCCGCCGACGTCGGCATCGCCCTGGTCCCGATCTCCGCCGCCCGCCGCTGCGCCAAGCTGATGCCGCTCGCCACGGTCCGCCTGCGCGATGCCTGGGCCAACCGCAAGCTCGTGATCTGCGCACGCAGCTTCAAGGCACTGCCGCGGCCGGCCAAGATGCTGGTGGAGCATTTGCGAGCGGAAGCGGTGTGA
- a CDS encoding sulfite exporter TauE/SafE family protein: protein MIDPLLILIAAVFLIAGFVKGVVGLGLPTVSMGLLAVSMAPSRAIAIVIVPAIVTNIWQTFAGPYLRDILRRLWPLMIGTVIGCWLNAGALTGPHARYGTIVLGILLVIYAIIGLSKFKFHVSPPNEKWVGGVVGVVTGMISASTGVQVIPSMPFMQAIGMEKDELVQALGVFFTTATLALAFNLTAGGLLTPANAVPGAVGMAMAFAGMFIGQSVRARMPAEAFRRWFLIAMILLGLYLAGSALLKEFT, encoded by the coding sequence ATGATCGACCCGCTGCTCATCCTCATCGCCGCCGTCTTCCTGATCGCCGGATTCGTCAAGGGCGTGGTCGGACTCGGCCTGCCGACCGTGTCCATGGGCCTGCTCGCGGTGAGCATGGCGCCCAGCCGCGCGATCGCCATCGTCATCGTGCCCGCCATCGTCACCAACATCTGGCAGACCTTCGCCGGCCCCTATCTGCGCGACATCCTGAGGCGGCTGTGGCCGCTGATGATCGGCACCGTGATCGGATGCTGGCTCAACGCCGGCGCGCTGACCGGCCCGCACGCGCGCTACGGCACGATCGTGCTCGGAATCCTCCTGGTGATCTACGCCATCATCGGGCTGAGCAAGTTCAAGTTCCACGTCTCGCCGCCAAACGAGAAATGGGTCGGCGGCGTGGTCGGTGTGGTCACCGGCATGATCTCGGCCTCGACCGGCGTGCAGGTGATCCCGTCGATGCCGTTCATGCAGGCGATCGGCATGGAGAAGGACGAGCTGGTGCAGGCGCTCGGCGTCTTCTTCACGACCGCGACGCTGGCGCTCGCCTTCAACCTGACCGCTGGCGGATTGCTGACGCCGGCCAATGCCGTGCCGGGCGCAGTGGGCATGGCCATGGCCTTTGCCGGCATGTTCATCGGCCAGTCGGTGCGGGCGCGGATGCCGGCGGAAGCGTTTCGCCGCTGGTTCCTGATCGCGATGATCCTGCTCGGCCTCTATCTCGCCGGCAGCGCGCTGCTGAAGGAGTTCACCTGA
- a CDS encoding LysE family translocator — MLGIHEIWLFILSGILLNITPGPDTVYVIGRSMQMGWRGGAAAALGISCGCFFHVAGAAIGLSALLMASSTAFSILKLVGAAYLVVTGLQMLWSRPVLASAIDEPARSSLRRVFLQGVFTNALNPKVALFFLAFLPQFVAADSPQKPLAFLTLGLIFIFTGTLWCLVLAAFAAKAAHRLRRSEGAIAWVNRALGGLFVYLGIRVAMLETR, encoded by the coding sequence ATGCTGGGCATTCACGAAATCTGGCTCTTCATCCTGTCGGGCATACTGCTCAACATCACGCCGGGGCCTGACACGGTCTATGTGATCGGCCGCAGCATGCAGATGGGCTGGCGAGGTGGTGCCGCAGCGGCGCTCGGCATCAGTTGCGGCTGCTTTTTCCACGTCGCGGGCGCGGCGATCGGCCTTTCGGCCCTGCTGATGGCCTCATCGACTGCCTTCTCGATCCTGAAGCTGGTCGGCGCGGCCTACCTCGTCGTAACCGGACTTCAGATGCTGTGGTCACGCCCGGTGCTGGCCTCAGCCATCGATGAGCCGGCGCGGAGCTCGCTGCGGCGGGTTTTCCTCCAGGGCGTCTTCACCAACGCGCTCAATCCCAAGGTCGCGCTGTTCTTCCTGGCCTTCCTGCCGCAATTCGTCGCAGCCGATTCACCGCAGAAGCCGCTCGCCTTCCTGACGCTCGGCCTGATCTTCATCTTTACGGGGACGCTGTGGTGCCTGGTGCTGGCGGCGTTCGCAGCCAAGGCCGCGCACCGCCTGCGGCGCTCCGAGGGCGCGATCGCCTGGGTCAACCGCGCACTCGGCGGCCTCTTCGTCTATCTCGGCATCCGCGTCGCCATGCTGGAGACGCGGTAA
- a CDS encoding adenylate/guanylate cyclase domain-containing protein produces the protein MERRLAAIVCADVAGYSRMMGSDEAGTHAAFKAHRSAIHPIILNHGGRVVKNTGDGFLLEFASIVGAAEAAIAMQTLMAERNHHLPAERAMQFRLGIHMGDVIADEDEVFGDDVNIAVRLESVASPGGFAISAKAYREASKHLTVPLVDAGNHRFKNIKDAVGVWTWTPEGAPALAPELREASALSQQYRTAIVGVLPFANLSDAQDEYFSDGLTEDLIHALSLQSFYRVLSRNSTFAFKGNNVSTRLIAREIDATYLIQGSVRRAGAKIRVTAELIAPETGEQLWTGRYDRDIGDLFAMQDEITTNLSAAIATEIVRAEASAPARLSTDVSAWDRFLKGLSHYYRQTKEDLATAVDLFREAIRLDPKLSIAHAYLATIQIQSIQFGWVKGTREMWAEAMNLAETSVRLDPRSSFAFSILSWAHAMEGHYEAAMDAAKRAVALNPYDMGARGVLGICHFVTGEHREAIEMFSMASQRDNSDPRYQWAALNAFSHYLLRQYDATLSWAREQLYINPNHMQALAIRAAALAQLRRDDEAAEAAGVLMRNYPTLNVDRHLRNFHWKRPEDLAHYREGLLNAGVPLGKLTLVQSDVKRAAES, from the coding sequence ATGGAAAGACGCCTGGCCGCCATCGTCTGCGCCGATGTCGCCGGCTATTCGCGCATGATGGGCAGCGACGAGGCCGGCACCCATGCCGCCTTCAAGGCCCATCGCAGCGCGATCCATCCCATCATCCTCAACCACGGCGGCCGCGTCGTCAAAAACACCGGCGACGGCTTTCTGCTCGAGTTCGCGAGCATCGTCGGCGCCGCCGAGGCTGCGATCGCCATGCAGACGCTGATGGCGGAGCGCAACCATCACCTGCCTGCCGAGCGCGCCATGCAGTTTCGCCTCGGCATCCACATGGGCGACGTCATCGCCGACGAGGACGAGGTATTCGGTGACGATGTCAACATTGCCGTCCGCCTCGAATCCGTGGCGAGCCCCGGCGGCTTCGCCATCTCGGCCAAGGCTTACCGGGAGGCAAGCAAGCACCTGACCGTGCCGCTGGTCGATGCCGGCAACCATCGCTTCAAGAACATCAAGGATGCGGTCGGGGTCTGGACCTGGACGCCCGAGGGCGCACCGGCGCTCGCGCCCGAGCTGAGGGAGGCCTCGGCCCTGTCGCAGCAGTACCGCACGGCGATCGTCGGTGTGCTGCCCTTCGCCAATCTCAGCGACGCCCAGGACGAATATTTTTCCGACGGCCTCACCGAGGATCTGATCCACGCGCTGTCGCTGCAATCCTTCTATCGCGTGCTGAGCCGCAACTCGACCTTCGCCTTCAAGGGCAACAATGTCAGCACGCGCCTGATCGCGCGCGAGATCGACGCCACCTATCTGATCCAGGGATCGGTGCGGCGCGCCGGAGCCAAGATCCGCGTCACCGCCGAGCTGATCGCGCCGGAGACCGGCGAGCAGCTCTGGACCGGGCGCTACGACCGCGACATCGGCGACCTGTTCGCGATGCAGGACGAGATCACCACCAATTTGTCCGCCGCCATCGCCACCGAGATCGTCCGTGCCGAGGCCTCGGCGCCGGCGCGGCTCTCCACCGACGTCAGCGCCTGGGACCGCTTCCTCAAGGGGCTGTCGCACTACTACCGGCAGACCAAGGAGGATTTGGCCACCGCCGTCGACCTGTTCCGGGAAGCCATCAGGCTCGACCCCAAGCTGTCGATCGCGCACGCCTATCTTGCCACGATCCAGATCCAGAGCATCCAGTTCGGATGGGTCAAGGGCACGCGCGAGATGTGGGCCGAGGCGATGAACCTCGCCGAGACCAGCGTTCGGCTCGACCCGCGCTCCTCCTTCGCGTTCTCGATCCTGTCCTGGGCGCATGCGATGGAGGGACACTACGAGGCCGCGATGGACGCCGCCAAGCGCGCCGTCGCGCTCAACCCCTACGACATGGGCGCGCGCGGCGTGCTCGGCATCTGCCATTTCGTCACCGGCGAGCACCGCGAGGCGATCGAGATGTTCTCGATGGCCTCGCAGCGCGACAACAGCGACCCACGCTACCAATGGGCCGCGCTGAACGCCTTCAGCCATTATCTGCTGAGGCAATACGACGCGACGCTGTCATGGGCCCGCGAGCAGCTCTACATCAACCCGAACCACATGCAGGCGCTGGCGATCCGCGCCGCGGCGCTGGCACAGTTGCGCCGGGACGACGAGGCGGCCGAGGCCGCCGGCGTGCTCATGCGCAACTACCCGACCCTGAATGTCGACCGTCACTTGCGCAATTTCCACTGGAAGCGGCCCGAGGACCTCGCCCATTACCGCGAGGGGCTTCTGAATGCGGGCGTGCCGCTGGGCAAGCTGACCCTGGTCCAGAGCGACGTCAAACGCGCCGCCGAGTCCTGA
- a CDS encoding di-heme-cytochrome C peroxidase encodes MNDPASKPPFDPSIQVSPDNPCPFLRGLVGEGFVDGGTVPIGKLSETIANASGDKGLMKTVARVETRGIALIANGFGHILKSMFSGAQLDALRGGPLDKHGAGSRILSVDGKVDEDQIARLASFGRAYSDPNGGGTEPGINASEIQTYMRDNLKRAGSAVRWYYPILMQFEWPILLKIMGKGEGENRYLAIADVRTLFNERQFPARINQRVVSQPVLSTCQRVVRGALKLAALLIAFGLLALVAVAEFPNQVRAMLPQKGILVNLLPPPLPTVPETTAAFWLEQNWSLKDRHWFHHASQGTATFPVPYEWFMALEQPRLHLFSRPGMMKDSSYLESFGFIPSPQSIQTDATTLRRFGYANVYETTQVPDWSTRWTPAENVDGLPVGFARMTGVVDPATGHREQDKIGLTCAACHTGQIHYQGIDVRFDGGPAMTDLKKLELSTGLSIAYTLYVPFRFQRFADRVLGPEASKTDRDALKQKLSAIGKFLIDWQEKYNETIEHKQTWDGKQQKDTEEGFGRLDALNRIGNQVFSQDLALSGVKGFEKNLHAQDAPVSFPAIWTVPWFKFAQYDASIEQPLIRNAGEALGVTALLNLSDAYPEDRLWRSTVHIRTLGWIEDMLRGPDPFKPADPSADPKFGGLLAPQWPSQILGDAWRIDPKKVDNGRKIYAEMCSGCHLPAVNTKAFWSSGHWEPSGDSKVLNAVTIPLDEIKTDPEQSLVLGKRIVDVPGFLKVNTADLQTWWQCDIPTKSSPTEMVYALGLMTVVDLVARKWMDDEKVPDAERAKLWNMARKNCLNPAPEPRYRARPLNGIWATAPYLHNGSVPSLYWLLKPQNERPQKFCMGRRDYDPVTVGFAVTADERCKTGETQFSMTGSDGKPVQGNSVLGHSFERKEGEPKRPGVIGRVFKDDNERYELIEYLKTL; translated from the coding sequence ATGAACGACCCCGCCTCGAAGCCCCCCTTCGATCCCTCGATCCAGGTCTCGCCAGACAATCCCTGCCCCTTCCTGCGCGGCCTCGTCGGCGAAGGTTTTGTCGACGGCGGCACCGTCCCGATCGGCAAGCTATCGGAGACGATCGCGAATGCCAGCGGCGACAAGGGGCTGATGAAGACGGTGGCCCGCGTCGAGACCCGCGGCATCGCACTCATCGCCAACGGCTTCGGTCACATCCTGAAGAGCATGTTTTCGGGGGCACAGCTCGATGCCCTGCGCGGCGGCCCCCTGGACAAGCACGGCGCCGGTTCGCGAATCCTCAGCGTCGACGGCAAGGTCGATGAGGACCAGATCGCCCGCCTGGCCAGCTTCGGCAGGGCCTATTCCGATCCGAACGGCGGCGGCACCGAGCCCGGCATCAACGCGTCGGAAATACAGACCTACATGCGCGACAACCTCAAGCGCGCCGGGAGCGCCGTGCGCTGGTATTACCCGATATTGATGCAATTCGAATGGCCCATCCTGCTGAAGATCATGGGCAAGGGCGAGGGCGAGAACCGCTATCTCGCCATCGCCGACGTGCGCACGCTGTTCAACGAGCGCCAGTTTCCTGCGCGCATCAACCAGCGGGTCGTGTCGCAGCCGGTGCTGTCGACCTGCCAGCGCGTGGTGCGGGGCGCCCTCAAGCTTGCGGCCCTGCTGATCGCCTTCGGCCTTCTCGCCCTCGTCGCGGTCGCCGAATTCCCCAACCAGGTCCGCGCCATGCTGCCGCAGAAGGGGATCCTCGTGAATCTTCTGCCGCCGCCCTTGCCCACGGTCCCCGAGACGACGGCCGCCTTCTGGCTCGAGCAGAACTGGTCGCTGAAGGACCGGCACTGGTTCCACCATGCCAGCCAGGGCACCGCGACCTTTCCGGTGCCCTATGAGTGGTTCATGGCGCTGGAGCAGCCGCGCCTGCATCTGTTCTCGCGGCCGGGCATGATGAAGGACAGCTCCTATCTCGAGAGCTTCGGCTTCATCCCGAGCCCGCAATCGATCCAGACCGACGCGACGACGCTGCGCCGCTTCGGCTACGCCAATGTCTACGAGACGACACAGGTGCCGGACTGGTCGACGAGGTGGACCCCCGCCGAGAACGTCGACGGCCTGCCGGTCGGCTTCGCGCGCATGACCGGCGTCGTCGATCCCGCGACGGGCCATCGCGAACAGGACAAGATCGGGCTGACTTGCGCGGCCTGCCATACCGGCCAGATCCATTACCAGGGCATCGACGTCCGCTTCGACGGCGGCCCGGCCATGACCGACCTGAAGAAGCTCGAGCTCTCCACCGGCCTGTCGATCGCCTACACGCTGTACGTCCCGTTCCGCTTCCAGCGCTTCGCCGATCGCGTGCTCGGGCCCGAAGCCAGCAAGACGGACCGCGACGCGCTCAAGCAGAAGCTCAGCGCGATCGGCAAATTCCTGATCGACTGGCAGGAGAAGTACAACGAGACGATCGAGCACAAGCAGACCTGGGACGGCAAGCAGCAGAAGGATACCGAGGAAGGGTTCGGCCGCCTCGACGCCCTCAACCGCATCGGCAACCAGGTGTTCTCGCAGGATCTCGCGCTCAGCGGGGTCAAGGGATTTGAGAAGAACCTGCACGCCCAGGACGCGCCGGTCAGCTTCCCCGCGATCTGGACCGTGCCGTGGTTCAAGTTCGCCCAATATGATGCCTCGATCGAGCAGCCGCTGATCCGCAACGCCGGCGAAGCCCTCGGCGTCACCGCGCTGCTCAACCTGTCCGACGCCTATCCGGAGGACAGGCTTTGGCGCTCCACGGTTCACATCAGGACGCTCGGCTGGATCGAGGACATGCTCAGGGGTCCCGATCCGTTCAAGCCGGCCGATCCCTCCGCCGATCCGAAATTCGGCGGCCTGCTGGCACCGCAATGGCCCTCGCAGATCCTCGGCGACGCATGGAGGATCGATCCGAAGAAGGTCGACAATGGCCGCAAGATCTACGCCGAGATGTGCTCTGGATGCCATTTGCCGGCCGTCAACACCAAGGCCTTCTGGTCCTCGGGACATTGGGAGCCGAGCGGCGACAGCAAGGTCCTGAACGCGGTGACGATCCCTCTCGACGAGATCAAGACGGATCCCGAACAGTCGCTCGTGCTCGGCAAGAGGATCGTCGACGTGCCGGGCTTCCTGAAGGTGAATACCGCGGACCTCCAGACCTGGTGGCAATGCGACATCCCGACCAAGAGCTCGCCGACCGAGATGGTCTACGCGCTCGGCCTCATGACGGTGGTCGATCTCGTCGCCCGCAAATGGATGGACGACGAGAAGGTCCCGGACGCCGAGCGGGCGAAGCTGTGGAATATGGCGCGCAAGAACTGTCTCAATCCGGCGCCCGAGCCGCGCTACCGGGCGCGCCCGCTGAACGGCATCTGGGCGACCGCGCCCTATCTGCACAACGGTTCGGTGCCTTCGCTCTACTGGCTGCTCAAGCCGCAGAACGAACGCCCGCAAAAATTCTGCATGGGCCGCCGCGACTATGATCCCGTGACCGTCGGCTTCGCGGTCACCGCCGACGAGCGCTGCAAGACGGGCGAAACGCAGTTCTCAATGACCGGCTCCGACGGCAAGCCGGTGCAGGGCAACAGCGTGCTCGGCCATTCCTTCGAGCGCAAGGAAGGCGAACCGAAACGCCCCGGCGTGATCGGCCGCGTGTTCAAGGACGACAACGAGCGCTACGAGCTGATCGAGTATCTGAAGACGTTGTAG
- a CDS encoding alpha/beta fold hydrolase, with amino-acid sequence MTLVSIPSNPVPEDVVSGTIKTPDGVELRFARWAPPANRKGTVCVFTGRSEQIEKYFETVRDLRDRGFAVAMIDWRGQGHSSRRLRDPRKGYVRDFSDFEIDVETFVQQVVLPDCPPPFFALAHSMGGTVMLRIAHAGKRWFDRMVLSAPMIDLPGRATSFPARMLLRTMRLLGQGGRYVPGGTDRITGLNPFINNPLTSDPVRYARNAAILEEDPTLGLASPTIAWADTAFRAINTFKGVNYPSEIRQPILMLAASSDTVVSTAAIEEFAYHLRAGSHLVIAGAKHEILQEQDRYRSQFWAAFDAFVPGTPLFK; translated from the coding sequence ATGACGCTGGTCTCAATCCCGTCCAATCCCGTACCCGAAGACGTCGTCAGCGGCACCATCAAGACCCCCGATGGCGTCGAGCTGCGCTTTGCGCGCTGGGCGCCGCCGGCGAACCGCAAGGGCACGGTTTGCGTCTTCACCGGACGCAGCGAGCAGATCGAGAAATATTTCGAGACCGTGCGCGATTTGCGCGACCGCGGCTTTGCGGTGGCGATGATCGACTGGCGCGGGCAGGGCCACTCCTCGCGCCGCCTGCGCGATCCGCGCAAGGGCTATGTGCGCGACTTCTCCGATTTCGAGATCGACGTCGAGACCTTCGTGCAGCAGGTGGTGCTGCCGGATTGTCCGCCGCCGTTCTTCGCACTCGCGCACTCCATGGGCGGCACCGTGATGTTGCGGATCGCGCATGCCGGCAAGCGCTGGTTCGACCGCATGGTGCTGTCCGCGCCGATGATCGATCTGCCCGGCCGCGCCACCTCGTTTCCGGCGCGGATGCTGCTCAGGACGATGCGCCTGCTGGGGCAGGGCGGCCGCTATGTTCCCGGCGGCACTGACCGCATCACCGGGCTCAATCCCTTCATCAACAACCCTCTGACCAGCGATCCCGTGCGCTACGCGCGCAATGCTGCGATCCTGGAGGAGGATCCGACGCTCGGGCTCGCGTCACCGACGATCGCCTGGGCCGATACCGCCTTCCGCGCCATCAACACCTTCAAGGGCGTGAACTACCCCTCCGAGATCCGTCAGCCGATCCTGATGCTGGCGGCCTCCAGCGACACCGTGGTCTCGACCGCGGCGATCGAGGAGTTCGCCTATCATTTGCGTGCCGGCTCCCATCTCGTGATCGCCGGCGCCAAGCACGAAATCCTCCAGGAGCAGGACCGCTACCGCTCCCAGTTCTGGGCCGCCTTCGACGCCTTCGTGCCGGGCACGCCGCTGTTCAAGTGA
- a CDS encoding Hsp20 family protein has product MRTYDLTPFYRSTVGFDRLFNLLDQAGSDGSPGYPPYNIERTGENAYRITVAVSGFAKDELSIVAKENTLTIKGEKVANENSKSEVLYRGIAARAFERAFQLADFVQVKDASLENGLLHVDLVREIPEAKKPRQIAINTSAPKAQVIESSVAA; this is encoded by the coding sequence ATGCGTACCTACGATCTCACCCCGTTCTACCGTTCCACCGTCGGCTTCGACCGCCTCTTCAACCTGCTCGACCAGGCCGGTTCGGACGGCAGCCCCGGTTATCCCCCCTACAACATCGAGCGTACCGGCGAGAACGCCTACCGCATCACAGTTGCGGTCTCGGGCTTCGCCAAGGACGAGCTCTCCATCGTCGCGAAGGAAAACACGCTGACGATCAAGGGCGAGAAAGTCGCCAACGAGAACTCGAAGTCCGAAGTGCTCTACCGCGGCATCGCCGCGCGTGCCTTCGAGCGCGCCTTCCAGCTTGCCGACTTCGTGCAGGTGAAGGACGCCTCGCTCGAGAACGGGCTGCTTCATGTCGACCTCGTACGCGAGATTCCCGAAGCCAAGAAGCCGCGCCAGATCGCGATCAACACCAGCGCGCCGAAGGCGCAGGTGATCGAGAGCTCGGTCGCCGCCTAG
- a CDS encoding alpha/beta fold hydrolase — protein sequence MSLWRSLFVAASLLAAPISLAHAQTPQTVKAKNVVLVHGAWADGSSWSEVIPILQAAGLHVTAVQNPLSSLADSVEATKRALAEQDGPTVLVAHSWGGTVISQVGNDPKVTGLVYVAARAPDANEDFVALSKQFPTGPVRAGIVERDGYTKLSEDAFLKYFANGVAPERAKELYAVQWPTAASIFAGRTTEAAWHSKPSWYAVSKKDDTINPDFERFLAKRMNATTVELDAGHLSLVSHPKDVANLILDAAGYPRS from the coding sequence ATGTCACTTTGGCGCAGCCTTTTCGTCGCCGCGAGCCTGCTGGCGGCCCCCATCAGCCTCGCTCACGCGCAGACACCGCAAACGGTGAAAGCGAAGAACGTCGTGCTGGTGCACGGCGCCTGGGCCGACGGCTCGAGCTGGTCCGAGGTGATCCCGATCCTCCAGGCCGCAGGCCTGCATGTGACCGCCGTGCAGAATCCGCTGTCGTCGCTGGCGGACTCCGTCGAGGCCACCAAGCGCGCGCTGGCCGAGCAGGATGGACCGACCGTGCTGGTCGCGCATTCCTGGGGCGGCACCGTGATCAGCCAGGTCGGCAACGATCCGAAAGTCACCGGCCTCGTCTATGTCGCCGCCCGCGCGCCCGATGCGAACGAGGATTTTGTGGCACTGTCGAAGCAATTCCCGACGGGGCCAGTGCGCGCCGGCATTGTCGAGCGCGACGGCTACACAAAACTGTCGGAAGACGCCTTCCTGAAGTATTTCGCCAATGGCGTCGCTCCGGAACGCGCGAAGGAGCTCTACGCGGTGCAATGGCCGACGGCAGCCTCGATCTTCGCCGGCCGCACCACGGAAGCGGCATGGCATTCCAAGCCGAGCTGGTACGCGGTGTCGAAGAAAGACGACACCATCAATCCGGATTTCGAGCGCTTCCTCGCCAAGCGCATGAACGCAACCACGGTCGAGCTCGATGCCGGCCACCTCTCGCTGGTGTCGCATCCGAAGGACGTGGCGAATTTGATCCTGGACGCCGCGGGGTATCCGCGGAGCTGA